Sequence from the Raphanus sativus cultivar WK10039 unplaced genomic scaffold, ASM80110v3 Scaffold1183, whole genome shotgun sequence genome:
tggttattcAACGAGGTGAAGATATTAATTACGATGAAGATGCAAATCGGTATGCTCGCGCTTCTGGTGACTCTCTCTGCGATTGAAATCGGATTGGCTTCTTCTCCCAACACCGTCCCTGCTTTCCTCTGGTCTCCGCATCTCCAGTTAcgcctcctcctctctctctctctatctatatACACACAAATGTCTCTGCTTTTGGATGTGTTCTGAGATAATTtcgatttcaaaattttgataaaagCCTGAGACTTTCGAGCTAAGTTTAGTGGTTTGATTGGTTTGATTTGACTCTCTCATAAAAATTAGGGATGGGAATGAGGGTGTGAATTATCAGGTCATGTCTGGAAAGGATCTGGTTGACTCTGTTTTCACTCAAGGAGGATGGTCCAACATTCTTGTATGCTATTTCTTCTTTATGTTAACTCAGATCTCAATTCttcaaatcatattttcttaatGTTTTATTCTTTGTCTTAGTGCTCTGAGAAGAAAGCTGAGCAGCCTGTTGTTGATGTTGCACTTGTCTTCATCGGCAGAGAGGTAatgatacctttttttttttttttaatctatggaAATTAGGAAACTTATCTCGATAGACAGAGCTATTATCTTAAGTCTGTATGAGTGAATTGTGTTAGGAGCTTCGTTTTAACAACATTAGCATGAATGAATGAACTTTTTGGATCTCTCTCATTGTGAAGAAATTTATGTGTTTAgtattgcaaaaaaaaaaaaaaagtgaaggGGTCTACTCTCTTCTGCATCTTCTTTGCttactaatattattaacattTATGTTCCTCCCTGCAGTTACTGTCTTCTGATGTTTCTTCCAAAAGTATTTCCCTTGTCAACACATTGAGTGTAAGTTTTCCTTTCTTCGGGAACATATTGCCCCCCACAAACGCAGAATCTCTTACAAATATGTTTCATTTTAACCTCCGCAAATACTTGAACCCTCCTCCAAATCTTTTTGTTTCAATAGGGGCTCTTTACATCTTCCAACTTCTCATTGGCATTCCCATACATTGCTGCGCCAGAGGAAGAAAGGATGGAGAGTTTGTTGCTTTCAGGGCTTAAGCAAGCTTGCCCTCACAATGTAGGAGCCGGCAATATTGTCTTCTCTGAATCTTGCTTTGTTGAGGATGGAACGATTCAGAAACTATCAGACCTTCAGTCTTTCAAAGTAAATGTCCATtgctattcatgttttcaaTTTCACTACTTCCAACCTGTTATTCACTCCTAATATACTCAGTAAAAATAATTGACAGGATCATTTGCTTGCTAGAAAAGAAACAAGGAAAGAGGGAGAAACTGATTTGGTTGTGCTCTGTTCCGAGGGTTCTGAATCAAAGGGTCAATCACACTCAGAGCGTAAGTTGAAAGATCATTGCTTCATAATaatgttataattttttgagaACAAAGAAGTTAAACAATTCTGTGACCTATTCTGCAGGTGAAAGCATCTCCGAGCTTGTTAGTTCCGTAGAACAATCTGGCAGTAAATATACAGCTCTTTATGTCTCTGATCCTTATTGGTACACATCTTACAAAACTCTCCAAAGGTTTCTAGCTGAAAGTGGTACAGGAAACAGCACCGTTGGTGTTGCTACAACCTGTGACGAACTCTGCAAATTTAAGTCATCACTTTTGGAGGGCATACTAGTGGTTAGAACTTCACTCTTTGATTAGGATCAAACTAATATGCTTTCCATATGTTTTCTTTATCTAAAAGCCTCTCGTTATGTCTTCTTTTGCAGGGAATCGTTTTCCTTCTCATCTTGATCAGTGGACTTTGTTGTATGGCGGGTATCGATACACCAACCAGATTCGAGACTCCTCAAGATTCTTGAGCTTGTTGTTGACCCCTTAAAAGAGTCATCCCCACCTTTTGCTTTGCTTTGCCTTTTTGATTGTGACGGGTCTTTTCTTCTGCATAGTGCGTATGGTGAAAAAGGTACTTATTACACtacttttaaaaacaaaaatttgcaTATGCGATCCCCTTGTAACATTTTATTCATCTTGTTTGTGTCTTTCTTAAACGTTAATAAGTCAATAATGGAGAACGAGTGAAAACCAGAGACACTGGAACTACTAcgtacattcttttatatataaatgtatgattttatagtttataaagaGGTCTCTTGGTGGTATCAATTTGGGGATTTGGAGATAGATATCGTGGAATAACTCAGGACAATGATGTTGGTAAAGTCAGAGTGATGGGACATGTTTACTAGTACTTGCAAagtttttttgggtttagagaAAGTAAACGAGAAGAAAGGATTCAAGAGTTACTGTGCAAGCTTTTCtgaaaaagattatatatatttttttaaataatttaacattcttcaaaaaaaaaaatgtgatataatatatcaatcatgcgttatattctattttttatgaCATAATTTGGTTCAATATTTTCCAAATTCAGCATATGCTTGGGCCATTATGGTCCCTTCTGCATGGACCGATTGACATAGTCGCAAGATCAAATCTTTCAGATTGTCTAGTTGACCCATGTCTCTCCATAATGACAAAGAATAGCATTATTAAGGAATAAAAACGAAAATGAGTGCTGCACCTAATCTTTTTGATCATATAGTTCTccatttatattatatagtatggctattttacattttattc
This genomic interval carries:
- the LOC130503855 gene encoding uncharacterized protein LOC130503855: MKMQIGMLALLVTLSAIEIGLASSPNTVPAFLWSPHLQDGNEGVNYQVMSGKDLVDSVFTQGGWSNILCSEKKAEQPVVDVALVFIGRELLSSDVSSKSISLVNTLSGLFTSSNFSLAFPYIAAPEEERMESLLLSGLKQACPHNVGAGNIVFSESCFVEDGTIQKLSDLQSFKDHLLARKETRKEGETDLVVLCSEGSESKGQSHSERESISELVSSVEQSGSKYTALYVSDPYWYTSYKTLQRFLAESGTGNSTVGVATTCDELCKFKSSLLEGILVGIVFLLILISGLCCMAGIDTPTRFETPQDS